The genomic stretch agaaaaagaaaaatggtCACATGCACCTAGTCGGCCCGCAGCAAGCCGACTGGAACTAATTGGTTCGCAGCAAGCCAATTAGTAGAAGCCAATCGACCTGCAGTGGGACGACTAGGCCCAGTCAGCCTGCAGCAGGCCCATGGTGTATtatttttaaaaataaaaatatcgGCGTAATATTTATGCAAATTAATTTaaaatgtattatttaaaaaaatagcTTGAAGTTGTGTATTAGATTTGGAAAGAATATTCGACTAGACCCCGAGTGTGGGCATGTGGAGTCCATTGAAAGAGAATGTCCCCAGCCAAGACCTTTGGTTCGAAACCGGCGTGGTTCAGCTCAACTTTATTTTTCTGCGACACAGCTCAATGTTTTAGGGTACTGGATTTCGTTATCGATCTCTTGGTTTATCACAAGCTAACGATGCGAAGCAAGACAAAGCGTAGCGATGATTCGCTGGAAGAAAACCCTGTCGTGTTGCACAAACACGCCGAGCGGCTCGACAGGCCTGACAACAGACGTAGGGCCATAGTTGATCCAgttttttggctagcaaagatagggggcaagcaccaaATGTTAAAGGAtatatgacaatatgacttctatgtgaatataaaaaAAACTTATCACAAGCTAACGATGCGAAGCAAGACAAAGCGTAGCGATGATTCGCTGGAAGAAACCCCTGTCGTGTTGCACAAACACGCCGAGCGGCTCGACAGGCCTGACAACAGACGTAGGGCCATAGTTGATCCAGTACGTACTACTCCGGATCAAATGTAATCGGCCGGACGCCCTGTGCAGAGATACGTGACCACTACCTCGTCAATAACTCAGAACGCCGACAAGGAATGAACTGCTACAGTGAGAGGCCGCATCAACTAATTTGAATCGGATGGAGTAGCACAACCTCCCTATGATACGTTCACAACACTAAGAACAAATGAGAACCTGGGTGGCGTTTCTCTCCGCCTAGCCTCTCCGCCCCACCGCCGGTGGCCACTCCGGCCCCGGCGTCCACAATCTCGTGCTTCCACCAGCGCCCTGTGACGCTCCGGCATCCTCTCACTCGCAATCTCCCAGATCGATCTTCTCCATAGCCTTCCTCCTCCTAGCCACCAATGTCGCTCGCAGAAGTCGACTTTGACAAGGGGCAGGACTTTGCCTCGGAAATTTGGAAAAAAATGGGGTGTTCCAATCAACCACGATGATGATCAAGAATCTGAAGCATTCCCACACTGGTGGCCAGGGGCGGAGCTAGGCTAATGCAAGGGTATGCAATGGATACCCAATGTTTTTTGCAAGAAAGTTTCAGTATGTAAGCGCCTGTACGCCTTTTTAGATCTTGTAGCTGTCTAGTTGTACGTAGAAACGATGGAAAGAACGATTCAGCACCGCATGGGCCTATATTGGGCTGGTACTATGCGTCTATGCTAGTGGGCTTCCTTGACGCTTAATGCTGGCCGATTTGATCGAAGTCCAGGACACCGAGTCAGCGCCTCGACCGCTGAAAAGAAAAGGCAACGCCTCGAGCCTGTGATTCCGCTGACACAACCGCCGCATCATGAAATTTTGGTGTCGCCATGCCGCATGCCCGCGTCAGCCATCCGAACAAATCGCCACATCAATTTTCGGCCATCGCAGATCGCCGCCTCTCGCCGATCGATCTGCTTAGTCTGCCCATGTCCTCCTTCCCAGTCGCATCTGCCATCTACCAGACAAGTCCTCAACGGAGGCGTGCGCAATTCGGTTTATTATTTTTTATATCTTCGAATTGTTAGTAGAGAATAGATGATTATCTTCATTTCCTATTTTTTATTAATCTCTTGTAGCATCCAGTCAATTTTAAGCGTGATTTGCATTAGCTCGCTATACAACTTGTGCAGAAGTGCAAGAAAAACAGGTTGAATTTTCATATTTTATCCATCTAAAATCCAGAATTATCAACATTCAAATTTGTAAGACTGTCCGCGATGCCACCAACTCACTACCTAACATGTattttttgtatatatatattAAAACCGAAGAACAAGTGTGGTGATACGAAGCGTTGATGGGACAGAGCTTCAAAGGCGTTGAAGATAAGTTCGACATCAACACCAACACCGGTATCTATCGATGTTTGAAAGCCAAAGAGTAATTTATAGTTTTGTTGTTATTATTATGAACTTTTTTAAGTCATACATTGTTGTGTAGAAAATTATTTTTTGACTCTGCATACCCATGTCGaaaatcctggctccgccactgctgGTGGCTGAATTCACCAGATCTCGCCTGCGGCTCACGGAAGAATCGGTAGCACTATTCTCTTCGCTTGTTTTGGAGGTAGAGCATCACTTTTTAAAGTCAAGTTACTTCAGAATTGGTCTTTCAAGTTTATTGTCTCTTCCAAAGAAGTGGGATTCTCTATCATCAAGGGGGGTAACATTTCACTCCCTCTGCTTAATGTTAACTTCCTTCTCTGGGGTGAAGGAGGCCCCAATTCTTGCTGGGAACTTGATCAATATCTCCAAGAAAAGGAGGACGAATGGACACATGTTTTTCGTCGTCATCCTAGGAAATCATATGTTGCAGCTCTTAGATCTCCATCTATTTTCCCCGTCCTTGATCTTGTTGATCATCGTGTTTCACGGGATCGTTCATCTCAATCAATAAATCACGCTCTATCAACGGGACATGATGGTCATTATGACCATACTGGTCATTCATCAGCTGCGATTGATCAGAGGGCGGGATCTCAGCAAATTCAAACTAATCAACAGGCCTTCTGTGTGCGCTGTCTGCTCTTTGGCCATGCGAGGCCCAATTGCTCTAATCGCATTAAGTGTAGGTCTTGCAAAAAATGGGGCCACATTGCTAAAAACTGCTTCTCCGCGGCCCAGCCCAGACAGACGCAGCCCACCCTCACTTTACCGGTGCAGCCCTCCAATAATTTTGCTGGCCCATCCCGGACGATTGCGCTTCCGAGATACCCCACCACTGTTCCCGTTACGGGTTTGGCAGGTGCGGTCAATCAGCCATCATCTCCTGCACGCATCGATTTTACCTCCTCTGTTCCTTCCCGAGTTACCTCCCTCCATTACTCCGCCTCTCACCCCTCTGCTGCACAAAGATTGCTGGCCGCCACCATCCCCATTGCCCGGAGATCCCAGCTCTGCTCCTCTCCCTCCCACAATCCAACAGAGAATACCATCACCATGGCCTCCTTCCCTTTCGATCCCTCCCCTTTCCTCCCCCCAACCATCAGAGCATCACAGTTGAAGGGAGGCCAGCAAGAATCAAGGTGCTGTTGGCGACCCCAACTCCACTCCATGAAGACTGGGCCATCGTCTCTATCGTGCATATGCCGAATCTGCCTGTGGAGTTCAACACGGTGCGCGAGGTACTCACTGATTTTCTCACTGACAGAGGACTAGGGTTCAGAGAAATTACTCAGTGTCCATTCGGCCAAGCCTACATTCAGCTCAATAGTGTCTTTGATTGTGATGATTTGGTAACTCATAGCCCACATCAGTTTACCGATGTCCATGTCATTTTCCAAAATCATGACAAGGGGCTGAATTGGAGAAAGCTTGTTCTTACTAGGGAAGTCTGGATTCTGCTCCGTGGTTATCCGTTGGACAGAAGGAACATTTCTGAAATTAATGATGCAGTCAGTAAGTTTGGTAAGTTTGTGATGTGGGATAGAGTTAGAAGTACTAAAGCTAACCAAATGGTGAAGATCAAAGTGGAAGAGTTGAGAGATATACCTGCCAGTATTGTTTTTGGAGATGGGGAGCATGCTGATTCACTGACAATCCCAGTTGTCATTCTGCAGCACCATGTTCTTAGGGTAGAACCATATGATGAGGATCCTATCCCTCCATTTGGCAATCCCATACTCAACCAGCTCAACAACATCATCGTACAAATCAGCATAACCACTTCCTGGGCCCTCTTCAGCATCATGAAGTGGTTCCACCTGGGAATCCTCCACTGGATCTTAACCTGGCTCTGCATAATGAAGATAATGAGGATCatatggaagaggaagaagaaccAGAAGAGATGCCTGGCTGGGGCCACTGGGCAATGCCTGAAGGGAACCAAGAGATTGACCATGAATTACACCctggtgaatttctggaactgCAAGACTTGATGGCTCCCATGGAGGAAGAGCAGCCACCACATCTGGAGCATGTCCCACATAGCAGCCTCACACTCTCTCTCGGGCAGTCTGACAGCAGTGGCAATACTGGAGCATCTGTGGCTGGTCCCGTGGCGCCTCTTGTACCAGATTTGAAATGTTGAATGGGCCCATTGGGCCAATACAGGAGCAAGCACCTGTCGCTTTAGTTGGGCCCATTGGGCCAATTCAAGAGCAAGGACCACCTATTCTACAAGATTTGCCTGCACAGGCCCAGGAGAGGGCACCCATTACAGATTTAAGTCTGAACCTGATGATGGTATAAACACAACCTTCTGATATGGATTACAGAGATGACCCTATGTTACTGGAAGCCAGTACAATGTCACAATCTCTGCACAGGACCTTTATCAAGCAGAGGCCAGCTGAACCCCCTGCAGTTGTTACTCAACAAGATATCAATCTTATGGATTTATAGCCCTAGTTGGTCAGGCCTGATGACAGACAGAATGTTCATGAAAATGCCAACAATGCTAACTCTCCTCTGGCCACTGCTGGTTTTGATAAGTCAACTACTGCTGGAACCATGGGTGAGTCAACTTCATCCTCTGACCTGGCTGCACCCCCTGGCTTTCCATTTCCTGCATTCCTTCCAATCAATGATCTTCTTTCAGAGGCAGAAAAACCACTCATGTTGTCTTCTGATTTGAGAACAGAAAGAAACCTTGGACATAGATCAGAAGACTGAACTTCTAGGTAAGGAAGGTGCTGAAGTATGGTACATACACTTTGCCCCCCTAACTAAAGAACAAGCTGCCATTCAGGTACCTGTGGATTGGATTAATTTTCTGTCAGTCACTTTCCTTACACCTGACAAATTTGACTGGGCAAAGAAATTTGTTAACTCAACAGTCTGGGAGGTCATTACTCAAGGAGCCAGCACTATTACTTTGCCATTTGTTATTCCTCAATCTTGTCCTCCTCTGGACTCATCCCTGTCCTTCTCACAATATTTGGCACAGGAAACACAAGAGCAAGAAGTCAATTCCCCTACTCCAGCTGCACCTCTTCTGGCCCCAGTTGCTGTTTCTACTTCGACCATGCACAAcatcaagaaaagaaaggaaaaggTCCCTCTTGTAGAGACTGAGGTATGAAGAAGTTGTCGTTTACAACAGCTAGCAAAGGGTTATAAGAAAAAAGTCTGCATGGATAAGAATTGTCTAGCCTGTCGTGCCTTACCTCCTCCAATTCCTGCAAAAGTGATTAAAAGTCTTAATACCACTTTTTGCAAGGTTGCTGCACAAGATACATCAGAAGAGCTGCTGAAAGCCAAGCGCAAGAAGAGCAAAAGCAATCCAGCTGCAAAGGAGGACACAAGAGCCAGCTCCATCAATTGATAATCTCAGGCAGCTTCAGTTAGACATTAAGCTCTCACCCATGAGTTTCTCTAGCTCTCTCTTTTGGAAACTCTCTTGCAAAGATATCCAAGGTGTAATCCTTTTGTGGAACAGAACTAGTTGGTCCTTTGTAACTCTTGCTGTTTTTGGATGTACTGCTGGCAGTTACCTCGACTTGTTTATGATGCCTTTCCTAGTGTTATGTATCTGGATGTTATGGTCTGATTGGTGGATGATGGTTACTTTGAATGATATCCCATTTCTCTGGGGCAGCCCTCATTGTCGTCTCAAAAGTGGTGCAGCTCTTATATTGAATAAGTTCACAGCTAAATTTTACCTGAGTCTATGAATAGGGATTGGTCAATTCTTAACTGGAATATTAGAGGTCTAAATGACCCTAAGAAATGGATAACTATCAGAAATAAGATTGAGGAATCTAACTGTGCCATTCTATGTATTCAAGAAACCAAGAGAGAGGTTATTGATAGCAAATTTCTACAAAATTTCTGTCCAAAAAGATTAAACAGATTTGAATATCTTCCTTCAATTAGAGCAGCAGGAGGACTGTTAGTAGTCTGGAATGAACACATCTTCCAGGGTCAACTGTTTCATTCCAACAACTATTCTATTTCTATCACTTTCACCTCCTCCCACAATGGAGATAGTTGGATTTTGACCAACATTTATGGTCCTAGCCAACAGGAGGAAAGACCACACTTTATTGAATGGTTTAGGCAATTTCAGACCCCTGAAGATAGCAAATGGCTAGTACTTGGAGATTTCAATCACATCAGATATCCACAAAACAGAAACCTAGAAGGGGGCAATAATCTTAACATGCTAGCATTCAATGAAGCTATCATCAACTTAGCTCTGATTGAAATCCCTATCAAAGGTAGGAACTTTACCTGGAGTAATATGCAGGATTGGCCTCTATTGGAAAAGATTGATTGGTGTTTTACCTCTGAAAATTGGACTTTAAGCTACCCAGATACATTGGCATATCCACTGGCTAAGACCACTTCTGACCATATTCCTTTCATGGTTAAGATTGGTACCTCTATTCCCAAGTCTCACATTTTTAGATTTGAGAATTATTGGTTAGAGCATGAGGACTTCATGTCAGTGGTCCAAAACAACTGGAACCAAGAGGTGGATGAGGTAGATAGTGCCAAGATAATTGCAGCTAAGTTTAAGAGACTAAGGAAAGGATTAAAGATCTGGGCCAGAAATCTCTCTGATCTCAAGAAGATTATTGCTAACACTAACTTCTTGATCCTATGTTTTGATTATTTGGAAGAAGCCAGAGAACTCACAACTGTGGAAACTAATGGTAGAGATATCCTGAAAGCCCGTTTGGAGAAAATTCTTTCTCACCAAAGACTCTACTGGAAGCAAAGAGCCACTATCAGGAAAATTAAGGTGGGAGAGGCCAATACTAAATATTTTCAGGCTAAGGCCACTATCAAGCATAGGCATAACTGTATTGCTATGCTCAAAGATGAGGACAACTTAGAACACCACAATCACAGTGCTAAAGCTGCAATCCTTTACAGAGCCTTTAAAGAGAGACTGGGTACTACTGTTGCCACACAAAATCCTCTGCTCCTTGATCATCTTCTTACCTCTAATGACAACTTGGCTCAACTTGAAATCCCATTCACTACAGAAGAGATTGATCATGTGGTACATCATATGCCTGCGGACAAAGCTCCTGGCCCGGATGGCTTCAATGCTACTTTCTTAAAAGCATGCTGGCCTATTATTGCTCCTGACTTTTACAAGCTTATCAATGATTTCTATCATGGGACAGTCAATTTACAGAGCATCAACTACTCCTACATCACATTGATCCCTAAGACTGATGCAGCATCCACTCCTGTCGAATTCAGGCCCATTTCATTGTTGAACTATACGCTCAAAATCATCACCAAATTGCTTGCAAAAAGACTTCAGAAGTTGATCCTCAATCTGGTGCATAAGAACCAATATGGCTTCCTCAATAATAGATGCATTCAGGACTGTCTTGCCTGGTCTTATGAGTACATTCACCAATGCCACTCATCTCGCAAAGAAATTGTACTACTCAAGTTGGACTTTGAGAAAGCATTTGATACGATTAATCATGACACTATTGTGGAGATCCTAAAAGCTAAGGGCTTTGGAAACAGATGGATTAGTTGGATAAAGATGATTTATGGCACTGGCTTCTCATCTATCCTTCTTAATGGTATTCCTGGCAAGCAATTTCTCTGTAAGAAAGGGGTCAGACAAGGGGATCCTTTATCCCCTCTCATATTTGTCCTTGCTGCTGATCTACTTCAAACCATGTTCAATCAGGCCATGTTACACTCTTTAATAAGCTCCCCTCTTATTCATGCTTCTTGCCCAGACTACCCAATCATTCAATATGCTGATGATACTATCCTGGTGGCTAATGCTGATGCTGGTCAACTCCTTCAAATTAAAAATCTGCTTCTCCACTATGCTGCCTACACTGGCCTCAAAGTTAACTATGCTAAATCCATTATGATTCCCATCAACACTCCTTCTACCAAGATGCTGGAACTATCAGGGATCCTTGGTTGCAAAGTTGGCACCCTCCCTCATGAATACCTTGGTCTGCCACTCACTCTCAATAGACCAAGAATTGTGGATTTCATGCCTATGCTGAAGAGAATTGAAAGTAGACTCATGAGTTGCTCTACCTTGCTCTCCACTGGTGACAAACTTACATTGATCAAATCTGTTTTTGCCAGTATGCCCATCTTCTTCATGTGCTCCTTGATGTTACCCAAAGCAGTGGTCAAACAAATTGAAAGTTACCTCAGGAACTGTCTGTGGAGAAAATTTGGGTCTCTGGATGCTGGCCCTGCTTTAATTTCATGGGATTCAGTGTGTAAACCGAAAGATCAAGGTGGACTAGGTATACTTGATATCTTTGTTCACAACAAAGCTCTGTTGATGAAATTTCTTCATAAATTTCTTAACAAAGTGGATACTCCTTGGGTGCAAATCATTTGGGAGGCTCACTATCAGCATGGTCCACCAAGTGACAAGCTAATTGGTTCCTTTTGGTGGAAGACTTTGATCAAGCTCATACCTCTCTACAAATCTCATGCCCTTTGTCAAGCTGGTCAAGGAGATACCGTTTTCTTTTGGACTGATAATTGGGAGGGTCAACCACTACAAGCTAAATTCCCAGAACTCTTCTCCTTTGCAATTCATAAGGACTGTACCCTACAATTTGTGGATAATCAGGAAGACCTCAGTAGCCTTTTCCATAGGCCACTTTCCCTGCAAGCATACCATCAATTGGCCAGGGTGGAAGAACTTATAACTTTCAGAACGACTTCTGATAACAGAGACAGATGGAAATATCATTGGGCATCTGGACAGTATTCCTCCATGAAGATGTACAAGCGTTTTATGGGCAACTACAAAGCTCACATCATATTTCAAAATCTTTGGGGTACTCATTGCAGACTGAGGCATAAGATCTTTGGCTGGCTTCTCTTACATGACAGAATTAATACGAGGAATATGCTACATCGACGTAATATGCACCTCCCAGACTCAACCTGTGCTCTCTGCTCGGACAAAGTTGAAGAAACTCTTCTGCACTTATTTTGGAATTGCCCATTTGCTCTGTCTTGCTGGGATGTCATAGCACCGGGAAGAACCAGAGGTATCTCCACTTTTGATGAGATTGTCCTAATTTCTAATCAACTTCCTAAAGATTTGGCACTAGATATTATCATTATGAGTTGCTGGAGTATTTGGTCAGTTAGGAATGACAAAAATCTTTCGGTCTGCACCACCGGCGGTTGATTCATGGAAATTTCATCTGTCAGAGGGACTATGGGCTGTACAACTCCGAGCCAAAGAAGACAAAGCTATCAAGGTTAAAGAATGGACAGATTTGAATCTTTAATGGGTCTAGCTATTTTTCCTAGAGCAGGGGTTGGCTGAGGGCTTTAGACCCTGGTTTCATTCTTGTATTATAACTTGTATCAATTGTAACTTTTTATTAATGAAAATACCGTAGAACGATTGTTCTACGGTCAGGGCTCAAAAAATGAACTGCTACAGTGATCCGACACGGCAATCACTCAAGCCTACCACTACGATCCAACACGATCCAGGTGAGGCCTTCAGGTGACAGTGTGCCTGCCATCATCAATGCCGCGCTGCCCGTGCACCGGGCGAGGGCTGGCGAGGGAAGAAAACGCTGCACCACGGTCCCCGCCGGAAAAACTTTGGTCATACGCCAAGCAACTGCTCGCCGGCGTACACAGACCACAGAACAGTACCTACAGCTACAGCATCCAAGACAACAAGAAGAAAAAAGCTTGCGCCGATCATCGCTGCTCAGTACGGATTCAAATAGATACATCATTCAAACCATGGCGTGAAGCAACCAACATTGCTACGTTTCAGCATTCAGGCAAAAGTGGCCTCGGTGCAGTCTCCAGTGAAACAAACATCATAAACAACACGTCTCAGGGGGGGCACAAGTCTCTCTCGTTTACGTTTTGCTACCAAGGATAGGGCTAGGGACAAGGATCTACATCTGCCGGAAGGGGTGCTCTGTCGCTATCTTCACAAGTTTCAAGCACCTGAACGAACTGAAGTAGTACTGAACTAGGGGTATTCTGCTTCTTCGCCTGACCTACGTGGGGTTAGTTGCGCTGAGGCTCCTTGCGATTCCGTGCCGCCTCACTGAACTAGGACTTCTGGCGCTTGACCTGCTGGAGGATCGGCTCCTTCACCTGCGACAAAATTCAGGGGTGGTCAAGCTTATGGTTTCTGTTAAACTGATGCAACTGAAAGGGTGATGAGCATGTCACATGCGTGAGATTTGTGGATTTGATCATTTTGGTTAACTGAAGGAAGGTGGAACTTTTTCCTTACCATGCTGGCCTTCCTGGTCCGCTTGTCCGGCGTGCACATCGACTCTTTGCCAGCCAGAGACTTCCTGATCCTCTGCCCGAGCACCCCACTCTCCAGGGACGTGGCCGACTGCAAGAAAGGCATCACAGTTTATCACGTTTCAACTATACTACATATGTTGCGGTTGCTCTTGCTCAGAGTCTCAACACTGCAAAATTCTTGACTACTTGGGGAAGTCCAACCAGGCTTCGGTCATACCTCGCGATTGCTTGTGGGAGTCCTGCTTGGGTCCTTGTTAGTCTGCTGCTGCTCCGGTAGCTCCCGTGTGCGGGTAAGATCGGATCCAACTGACTGGAAGCGGCCGTTTGTCGAGCCATCTTTCATTTCCTGGTCTGCGACAAGAGGTAAATTCTAGGGTTTAGCAACTGCTGCCAAACCCAATGTGACAGAGGTAAGAGCCTGAACATGGATGTCTGGATCACTGTTGCCACTCACCAGCCGTTTGGTGATCTCTGCGATCAAACTCAGCAGGCCTTGCGTTGGTATCAATTGCCTGCATGACGTAACAGAGATTGAGATGGATCGGGAATGCACAAATGAGTTGCAGAATTACTACAGAAGTAGTGCACAAAGCTTGGAACCAATGGTCATACCATGTCTTCAGTGATATCAACTTCCAGTATCTTCTTTATCTCAATGAGCTTTCTGTTGGTGACTTCAGAGTGAATGACAGCTTTGCCTGAGAGACACAGATTGACATGCATTTTGTAAAGAGAACAAATATAGTAAATTGCATAACATGGATGGTGTGAACTGGCATGGCAAAAGATCGAATTTAGAAGATACATATATGTATTATTACAGTATAATAGGGACAGTAAAATGACAGGATCGGTTATCCTAACAATGATTAGTTTGCAGCGAACACAACAACTATGAAGCTTTCCAGCTAATGCATTTTATCCAAGAAAGATCAGCATGCAAGTATTACTGGTAAACAACATTTTTCATGAAGAAAATGGTCTTGCTTCAGGGGAGCTATACAACAGTTTTTTCAAAATGCAAGTGATCAACATGCAAAAAACTGATCATTTGAGTCTCACAGCAAATCTTTATAGGAAATGAAGATGAGATTAGTGGCTGGTTTATTCTTTTCCACTGGCTGGCCAACTTCACTTAAAGAACAAATAACACGTGAACCATCCAGAAGAATAGAGGTTACAGTCGAAGAAGGCATCTTCGACTTCATACAGATTTTCGAAGAGGTTGACTTCATAAAGATAAGTTCAAGCAGTTACCTAATCTTCTGTTGCCTGAATTCTTAATGTATCCATCTTGCACCATTTTGTCCATCAACTTTCGGACTGTGCTCTGGTTGGCTTCGCCATCAAGCTTGCCCTGAAGCTTAGCTATAGTCACATAATCCATTGGAAGTGCGTGGTACAATGCCTGCAATGACAACATTGTGTTAGGGGAGATTCCCATGCATTGACATTCAAGGGTTAAAGGACTGCACCTTCATATACATCAGATCTCCACTGTTGTTCTTGGTTCCTTCAGTAGGTGAAACATTGTGCATGGCAACCTCTTCCTTTATGTAGGGTGTTTTGGGATCAGTAATCTGTAATCGTGAAATAATCATGTTAGTGAAGAACAATATAGCATGTGTGGTAGACAATAATGTTACTTAGGTTGACCTTGTTAACAGCATAACCATCCTTGCCTGCCCTCGAAAGTAAACCATCTTTAAGTAGCCTCTCCAAAATATCTGAAAAGTGAGTCATTTCTTTAGTAATTCAAGACTTGAATGAGAATACAGAAAGAATGCCTCTGTTTTACAAGATTAATCTGACGAGCACACAGAATTGTTTCTGCATTACCTTCCACCATTTCCTGCAAAACATTCAACAAACAGTTGTTAGTAGCAGGCTGGAAAACTTGTAAAGTGTATCAAGGCATGGTCtgtttatatgcactggtggACTAACACTTAAAGAAATCTGTCACTCGCTCACAAGTCCAGTGACTAAAGTAGAACAATAATCAACCAAAATATCAATACTTGTCATAAAAGGGAAAATGACAGCAAGAATTACCAATGATATGTCAGGGTAGTTGGAAAGGACATCTGAAGCATTAACAGTACCCATGTTTCTTGAGCATATCCATGCTCTTACTTGAGCTGTTAGCTCTTCCTCATGAGCAGCATCTTGAGTTTCATCTGTGAACATATGAAAGTTAGAGAAGAGCAAACGGATATAGACCACATCTGCGTGTAAAATTTACATATATGTATGAGCAAATAAAGCTCTCTTGAACCAATAACTGACCATCTGAGTTTGTACCACTTTGACCTTTGCCATTACCATCTGTTGCAGCAAGTATATTAGCACCAAAAACATTAAATACAATGAGAGCATCATGGGATAAATGTTACCATTAGGAGCAATGACGTAACGATCCACTTCAGATGGGTGAACCTAATAGATTCAGGGATTATGTGTGTCAGGGAATACTTTAGATTACAAAAAAAAGGAAATACAGTATGTCTAAGCATGAACATTTTCATGCAAAAAGGAGGTACCACATGTCCATAACCAAAAAAAGAGCAAAGTAAAGATAATGTTACTGAAACTATCAATTATCTGATTTCTTTGGGCCTTTACCTCGGTGTCCGTAAAGTCATCTTGGTCTGACTCATGACCCACGCTCATCTTGTCATCATCACTGTTAGCATCATTAGCATCACATGGATCAAGGACACTCTTAACCTGCATAAACAAAGCAAACATGAGAAATTGATCAAAAAGACCCCAAAAGAATTCTGGACAGATGCTGTAATTTCCACTACCTTCAAAGCTAATACAAGATGCTTGCTATTGACATTACCCACTTCCATCTTCAAGGGGTTCTTGTTCCATATATTTACGGCCTCATTCTCAGCACAACCCTTAAAGAAGGGAGGCTCGTAATCCTCAGGCTGGCAACATAATAAAGTCTGTAAGCTTCCACCAACAAAATTATATAGAAGAAGAAAAGCTAAATCCTTATTTCTACAGAACAATAGAATCAGGTTATCTAGGATGGCAGCTGTCGATAACTAGAAACAAAGGCACTCACTGTAGCATCATCATAGTATAGCAGCTTCATTAGAATGGTTCGCTGAACATAAACAAGTGACAGAATCAGAACAGCACAATCCAATGTAACCAAAATACAGAATGCAAAATTACCTCCTCTGGCATTTGGTCCAAGGTCCTCATAAGTGAAACTAGCGTTCTGATCATCTTAC from Triticum urartu cultivar G1812 unplaced genomic scaffold, Tu2.1 TuUngrouped_contig_6581, whole genome shotgun sequence encodes the following:
- the LOC125530818 gene encoding meiosis-specific protein PAIR2 (The sequence of the model RefSeq protein was modified relative to this genomic sequence to represent the inferred CDS: added 60 bases not found in genome assembly), with translation MVMAQKTKEAEITEQDSLLLTRNLLRIAIYNISYIRGLFPEKYFNDKSVPALEMKIKKLMPMDAESRRLIDWMEKGVYDALQKKYLKTLLFCICEKEEGPMIEEYAFSFSYPNTNGEEVAMNMSRTGSKKNSATFKSNAAEVTPDQMRSSACKMIRTLVSLMRTLDQMPEERTILMKLLYYDDATPEDYEPPFFKGCAENEAVNIWNKNPLKMEVGNVNSKHLVLALKVKSVLDPCDANDANSDDDKMSVGHESDQDDFTDTEVHPSEVDRYVIAPNDGNGKGQSGTNSDDETQDAAHEEELTAQVRAWICSRNMGTVNASDVLSNYPDISLEMVEDILERLLKDGLLSRAGKDGYAVNKITDPKTPYIKEEVAMHNVSPTEGTKNNSGDLMYMKALYHALPMDYVTIAKLQGKLDGEANQSTVRKLMDKMVQDGYIKNSGNRRLGKAVIHSEVTNRKLIEIKKILEVDITEDMAIDTNARPAEFDRRDHQTADQEMKDGSTNGRFQSVGSDLTRTRELPEQQQTNKDPSRTPTSNRESATSLESGVLGQRIRKSLAGKESMCTPDKRTRKASMVKEPILQQVKRQKS